A part of Liolophura sinensis isolate JHLJ2023 chromosome 1, CUHK_Ljap_v2, whole genome shotgun sequence genomic DNA contains:
- the LOC135461570 gene encoding transmembrane protein 242-like, translating into MAASRDTELQTENLEITPQKDRKSSVVVGGMYLTTVTGFSLLFGFGMTVMMAKKRDPTMFTKSLLGSREIPESGGALALRALGWGTLYSVTGVGLLSLLVWKLLGVKSAEELREKMQTKFPQIPKNNPPGRSEFKTVRELVDYLIDEDSRGKKDEKT; encoded by the exons ATGGCGGCCTCCAGAGATACCGAGCTGCAGACGGAAAACCTGGAAATAACGCctcaaaaagacagaaaaagcTCTGTAGTCGTTG GGGGCATGTACCTGACAACTGTGACTGGCTTCTCCCTGCTCTTTGGGTTTGGTATGACAGTCATGATGGCAAAGAAAAGAGACCCCACCATGTTTACTAAG AGCTTGTTGGGTAGTCGTGAGATTCCAGAGAGTGGGGGTGCCCTGGCCCTCAGAGCCCTGGGGTGgggtacactgtactctgtgaCAGGGGTGGGGCTCCTATCCCTTCTTGTCTGGAAGCTGCTTGGGGTCAAAAGT GCTGAAGAGCTGAGAGAAAAAATGCAGACCAAATTTCCACAGATTCCAAAGAACAATCCCCCAGGTCGGAGTGAATTCAAAACAGTGCGAGAACTCGTGGACTATTTGATAGATGAAGACAGCAGAGGGAAGAAAGATGAAAAGACTTGA